In Ascaphus truei isolate aAscTru1 chromosome 7, aAscTru1.hap1, whole genome shotgun sequence, one genomic interval encodes:
- the BOLA1 gene encoding bolA-like protein 1: MPTPLCDLNLCSYAACPVPGLDIVNPDFSNPDPATFDHEIRTPDPASWSKLQLFFPVPMLSLRLLQTSRRIPWTLVKLQCSSKSQPNMAKPVELSIRSKLTQNLAPVHLEVHNESSMHAVPKGSETHFKVVVISETFDGKSLIQRHRLVNEVLKAELDGPVHALSIQAKTPQQWEENPSISPSPACMGGSKHDPAMSKKLNSQV; encoded by the exons ATGCCGACCCCGCTCTGTGACCTCAACCTATGCTCCTATGCCGCATGCCCTGTTCCCGGCCTGGATATCGTTaaccctgacttctccaatcctgacccggctacttTTGACCACgaaatccgcactccggacccagcttcatggtctaag ctccagCTCTTTTTCCCCGTTCCGATGCTGTCTTTGCGCCTGCTGCAAACTAGTAGAAGGATTCCTTGGACATTAGTCAAATTGCAGTGTTCTTCTAAATCACAACCTAACATGGCGAAGCCGGTGGAACTGTCCATCAGATCCAAGTTGACTCAGAACCTGGCGCCGGTCCACCTGGAGGTGCATAATGAGAGTTCTATGCACGCAGTGCCAAAGGGATCCGAAACCCACTTTAAAGTGGTGGTGATTTCCGAGACGTTTGACGGCAAGTCCCTGATCCAGAGACACAGACTTGTAAATGAGGTGTTGAAGGCGGAATTGGATGGGCCTGTACACGCGTTGTCTATCCAAGCGAAGACCCCACAACAATGGGAGGAGAATCCCAGTATCAGCCCAAGCCCTGCCTGCATGGGGGGATCCAAACATGACCCAGCAATGAGCAAGAAACTCAACAGTCAAGTGTAA